Proteins from one Rosa chinensis cultivar Old Blush chromosome 7, RchiOBHm-V2, whole genome shotgun sequence genomic window:
- the LOC112179385 gene encoding probable rhamnogalacturonate lyase B yields the protein MPPIGVQLLIQDRHVMMDNGFVQVTLSNPEGIVTGIRYNGIDNLLEIRNEETNRGYWDLVWSEATTGTTGIFDVIKGTKFEVIVENDDQVELSFTRTWDPSQEGKLVPLNIDKRFIMVRGSSGFYSYAIYEHLQEWPAFELGETRIAFKLRKDKFHYMAMADNRQRYMPLPDDRLPPRGQPLAYPEAVLLVNPIEPDLKGEVDDKYQYSCDNKDSRVHGWICTDPPVGFWQITPSNEFRSGGPVKQNLTSHVGPTTLAVFLSAHYSGDDLVPKFAAGEYWKKVFGPVFMYVNSEYLGNDPLISLWEDAKIQMMIEVQSWPYSFPASENFPKSDQRGDVSGRLLIRDGYISDDYISANGAYVGLAPPGDVGSWQRECKDYQFWTTTDADGYFSINDIRTDDYNLNAWVPGFIGDYQYDDVITITSGCEVDMGELVYEPPRDGPTLWEIGIPDRSAAEFYVPDPNPNYINNLFVNHPDRFRQYGLWDRYTELYPDADLVYTVGVSDYSKDWFFAQVTRKKDDNKYQATTWQIKFKLDDVDKNGTYKLRVALASATLSELQVRVNNPKENPPLFTSGLIGRDNSIARHGIHGLYWLYNVKIPSSRLVEGDNTIFLTQPRSTGPFQGIMYDYIRLEGPPSVSSK from the exons ATGCCACCTATTGGGGTGCAACTGCTTATTCAAGATCGTCAT GTAATGATGGATAATGGGTTTGTCCAAGTGACATTGTCAAATCCAGAGGGAATAGTCACTGGAATACGATACAATGGCATCGATAACTTGCTCGAGATTCGTAATGAAGAAACTAATAGAGG CTACTGGGACCTAGTTTGGAGTGAAGCGACCACCGGAACAACAGGAATATTTGATGT GATCAAAGGAACAAAGTTTGAGGTTATAGTGGAAAATGATGATCAGGTGGAGCTCTCCTTCACACGAACCTGGGATCCCTCCCAGGAGGGCAAGCTCGTTCCCTTAAATATTGATAAAAG GTTCATAATGGTTCGAGGTTCTTCAGGCTTCTACTCATACGCTATCTACGAGCACTTACAGGAATGGCCTGCTTTTGAGCTCGGAGAAACTAGAATTGCGTTCAAACTCAGAAAAGACAa GTTTCACTACATGGCCATGGCAGATAACAGGCAAAGATACATGCCGTTGCCTGATGACCGTTTACCACCCAGAGGCCAACCCCTGGCGTATCCCGAGGCAGTTCTACTCGTCAATCCTATCGAGCCTGATCTTAAAGGAGAA GTGGATGACAAGTACCAATACTCATGTGACAACAAGGATAGCCGGGTACATGGGTGGATATGCACTGATCCGCCGGTGGGATTTTGGCAAATTACACCCAGCAACGAGTTCCGATCTGGTGGACCTGTTAAGCAAAACCTTACCTCTCATGTTGGCCCTACCACCCTTGCG GTGTTTCTAAGCGCTCATTATTCCGGAGACGATCTGGTGCCAAAATTTGCAGCTGGTGAATATTGGAAGAAAGTTTTCGGCCCTGTTTTTATGTATGTCAATTCGGAATATTTAGGAAATGACCCGTTGATTTCACTATGGGAGGATGCTAAAATACAA ATGATGATTGAAGTCCAAAGCTGGCCATACAGCTTCCCAGCATCTGAAAATTTTCCCAAGTCGGACCAACGTGGTGACGTTAGTGGTAGACTACTTATCCGAGACGG ATATATTAGCGATGATTATATATCAGCCAATGGTGCATATGTCGGGTTAGCGCCGCCAGGAGACGTTGGGTCATGGCAAAGAGAGTGCAAG GACTATCAATTTTGGACAACAACAGACGCGGATGGCTACTTTTCTATCAATGACATACGGACTGATGATTATAACCTTAATGCATGGGTCCCTGGTTTTATTGGAGATTATCAATATGATGATGTTATCACTATAACCTCAG GTTGTGAGGTTGATATGGGTGAGCTTGTGTATGAGCCTCCTAGAGATGGCCCAACCTTATGGGAAATAGGCATCCCAGATCGATCTGCTGCAGAGTTTTATGTTCCTGATCCTAATCCCAACTACATTAACAATCTCTTTGTCAACCATCCGGACAG GTTTAGGCAGTATGGACTGTGGGATAGATACACAGAGTTATATCCTGATGCAGACTTGGTTTACACGGTTGGTGTTAGTGACTATAGCAAAGACTGGTTCTTTGCTCAGGTTACCAG GAAGAAAGATGACAATAAGTATCAAGCAACAACTTGGCAAATCAAATTCAAGCTTGATGATGTAGACAAGAACGGTACCTATAAGCTGAGAGTAGCACTTGCATCTGCAACTCTTTCTGAATTACAG GTTAGAGTAAACAATCCAAAGGAAAATCCTCCTCTATTCACAAGTGGTTTGATAGGGAGGGACAATTCCATCGCAAGACATGGAATCCATGGCCTCTATTGGCTTTACAATGTCAAAATACCGAGCTCTCGGCTTGTTGAGGGGGACAATACTATCTTTCTAACTCAACCAAGAAGCACTGGCCCTTTTCAAGGGATCATGTATGATTATATTCGCTTAGAAGGTCCCCCATCTGTAAGTTCCAAATAA
- the LOC112178260 gene encoding cytochrome P450 CYP82D47: protein MEYSHLLPVVLAFSIIFLYSLILKYSSRVARKLNLPPQACGARPIIGHLHLLRGSSEPAHIVLGKMADQYGPIFTMKMGMKRTIVVSNSEMAKECLKTNDVIFAGRPKGLARETLGYDGAFFVFSRYDHYFRKIRRIVMTEALSSHRLETLKHIRESEVKAAIKGIFDRIRRRDGGGSNSKKDSGVVVEMEEWFEGINENVIFRMIVGKRFSEAGKILNSEKGDLILREKIRGYVKLLAAFAVSDTIPFLRWLDLFRVKREMKKMAKEVDVLLEGWLEEHKQKRKTNNSKSDSDDNEERDFMDVMISILDGDDNVTSTYDADTINKAVSLTIILGGIDTITGTLTWILTLLLNNREVLKKAQQELDQHVGRERQVKESDTENLVYLQAVIKETLRLYPPGPIPRPDHESTEDCVVGGYHIPAKTRLVINISKIQRDPKVWPDPNEFRPERFLTTHKSVDVRGQDFELIPFSSGRRICPGMYLALKSMPLLLASLLHGFELSTLGEEPVDMSEAGGLTNHKSGKVEVLLTPRLPARLYGH from the exons ATGGAGTACTCCCACCTCTTACCTGTTGTTTTGGCCTTTTCAATAATATTTCTCTACTCTCTGATACTAAAATACTCCTCAAGGGTAGCGAGAAAACTCAACCTTCCACCGCAAGCCTGCGGCGCTAGGCCGATAATCGGCCACCTCCACTTATTGAGAGGCTCATCAGAACCAGCCCACATAGTGTTGGGTAAGATGGCCGATCAGTACGGACCCATCTTCACTATGAAGATGGGGATGAAGAGAACCATAGTCGTCAGCAACTCAGAAATGGCCAAGGAGTGTTTAAAGACAAATGACGTCATCTTCGCCGGCCGTCCGAAGGGTCTAGCCAGAGAAACCCTCGGCTACGACGGTGCCTTCTTTGTCTTCAGCCGTTACGACCACTACTTCCGTAAGATAAGGAGGATAGTCATGACGGAAGCCTTGTCCAGCCACCGCCTCGAAACCCTAAAACACATTCGGGAATCCGAAGTGAAGGCGGCGATAAAGGGAATCTTTGACAGAATCAGGAGGAGGGATGGTGGTGGTTCGAATTCGAAGAAGGATTCCGgggtggtggtggagatggaagAATGGTTTGAGGGCATAAACGAGAACGTGATATTTCGGATGATAGTAGGGAAACGATTTTCAGAAGCTGGGAAGATCTTAAATTCTGAGAAaggtgatttgattttgagggAGAAGATTAGGGGATATGTGAAATTGCTTGCAGCTTTTGCAGTGTCCGATACGATACCATTCTTGAGGTGGTTGGACTTGTTTAGGGTTAagagagagatgaagaagatggcTAAAGAGGTGGACGTTCTGCTTGAAGGATGGTTGGAAGAGCATAAGCAGAAGAGGAAGACGAATAACTCAAAGAGTGATAGTGATGATAATGAGGAGAGAGATTTCATGGATGTGATGATTTCAATTCTAGATGGTGATGACAATGTTACTTctacttatgatgctgataCTATCAATAAAGCTGTCTCCTTG ACTATTATCTTAGGAGGTATAGATACTATAACCGGGACATTGACATGGATTCTGACTTTACTTCTCAACAACCGTGAAGTGCTAAAGAAGGCTCAACAAGAGTTAGACCAACATGTTGGTAGAGAGAGGCAAGTCAAGGAATCAGACACTGAAAACTTGGTTTATCTCCAAGCCGTTATCAAAGAAACCCTGCGCTTATACCCTCCTGGACCAATCCCACGGCCTGATCACGAGTCCACGGAAGACTGCGTCGTCGGTGGCTACCATATCCCAGCAAAAACTCGCCTCGTGATAAATATTTCCAAGATTCAACGTGATCCGAAGGTGTGGCCTGACCCGAATGAGTTTCGACCTGAGAGGTTTCTCACAACTCACAAGAGCGTTGATGTTAGAGGTCAGGATTTTGAGTTGATACCCTTCAGCAGTGGTAGAAGAATTTGTCCTGGAATGTATCTTGCCCTAAAGAGTATGCCTCTTCTACTCGCTTCTTTGCTTCACGGTTTTGAACTTTCGACCCTAGGGGAAGAGCCGGTTGACATGAGTGAGGCAGGGGGACTGACCAACCATAAATCTGGCAAGGTTGAAGTCTTGCTCACTCCACGCCTTCCCGCTCGACTCTATGGGCATTAG